A region from the Lolium perenne isolate Kyuss_39 chromosome 4, Kyuss_2.0, whole genome shotgun sequence genome encodes:
- the LOC127347913 gene encoding uncharacterized protein — MSKEIRHIAHWKHPLVLRDTGGSFRCDGCSCLGVGSHYRCDLCDFDLHEFCATCPPAATFAFHGQHPLTFDRAGPMDGATCDLCEQSIQGTLYGCRTCKVCVHPICSQLSATAPSPMHTAHTFVLAVGAPVPCTLCGTNCFGRYQCVPCNIYLHPRCLLGTDVDARKDVAGPAFDESISPILLPTWQGHYAGASAMIRMGHSMADLA; from the coding sequence ATGTCCAAGGAGATACGCCACATCGCCCACTGGAAGCACCCCCTGGTGCTCCGCGACACCGGCGGCAGCTTCCGCTGCGACGGCTGCAGCTGCCTCGGCGTAGGCTCACACTACCGCTGCGACCTCTGCGACTTCGACCTGCACGAGTTCTGTGCCACCTGCCCGCCGGCCGCGACCTTCGCCTTCCACGGCCAGCATCCGCTCACGTTCGACCGAGCCGGGCCCATGGATGGTGCCACATGCGACCTGTGCGAGCAGTCCATCCAGGGCACGCTCTACGGCTGCCGCACCTGCAAAGTCTGCGTGCACCCTATTTGCTCTCAGCTGTCGGCCACGGCCCCGTCGCCCATGCACACGGCGCACACCTTCGTGCTCGCCGTCGGCGCGCCGGTCCCATGCACGCTATGTGGCACCAACTGTTTTGGGCGCTACCAATGCGTTCCCTGCAACATCTACTTGCACCCCAGGTGCTTGCTCGGGACTGACGTCGATGCTCGCAAAGATGTAGCAGGTCCTGCCTTTGATGAATCGATCTCTCCGATATTGCTGCCGACTTGGCAGGGCCACTATGCAGGGGCCAGCGCGATGATCCGGATGGGTCACAGCATGGCCGATCTGGCATGA
- the LOC127296578 gene encoding F-box protein At5g03100 encodes MGKRWVTEMSPCEALRFKRRRVNGRPKARLDNLPEDLIQKILSRLTLKEVARISTLSSGWREAWRYHPDLIFDIDKLFDGKDKGDQEFVTSVNAIVKDHYRTVVNKFKVNYGLSEEHGDDLDGWISFAVSSKAKNVVLDLRPAPKCPDNVYNFPLHLFAHRNSSCVLSLRLVLVCLRPAPDFCGFVNLRSLKLHRAYVSKDLHCMLSQCVVLEWLSLTDCFISSFTMSEPLDHLKYACIQNCSLQSIQLDAPNLTVFEYSEKDVPIVLGKFHKLTKAKIEVLSDSDNLDYTFSHLVSTMPNVEEISLRLHIQNEARQFMTNNRCDFFNLRHLEIEVLVDGNPGCSSGILRLASLLELTPSLEVFNLHVLFSSELRYHAVADARKTSGRKLSHLKRVFMSGFADLRGQVELAWYILEHATALKRMVIDPGVKTRFGSHHAKEGVQLDLMAKYFLPKFPEVLTVLRS; translated from the exons ATGGGCAAGCGATGGGTTACAGAGATGAGCCCCTGCGAGGCATTGAGATTCAAGCGTCGACGCGTCAACGGCAGACCAAAGGCGCGGCTGGACAATCTCCCGGAG GATCTGATACAAAAGATACTATCACGCTTGACTCTAAAGGAGGTGGCACGGATAAGCACGCTGTCGAGTGGGTGGAGAGAAGCCTGGAGATACCACCCAGATCTAATCTTTGATATTGACAAATTGTTTGATGGCAAGGATAAGGGGGACCAAGAATTTGTGACTAGTGTCAATGCTATTGTCAAGGATCACTACCGCACTGTTGTGAACAAGTTCAAGGTGAATTATGGACTCTCTGAAGAACATGGTGATGATCTTGATGGATGGATCAGTTTTGCTGTTTCATCCAAGGCAAAGAATGTTGTTCTTGATCTACGACCTGCACCCAAATGCCCTGATAATGTCTACAACTTCCCTCTGCATCTTTTTGCTCATCGGAACAGCTCATGTGTGCTGTCTCTCCGACTTGTCTTGGTCTGCCTAAGGCCTGCTCCGGATTTCTGCGGCTTTGTAAACCTTCGATCTCTCAAATTGCATAGGGCTTATGTATCGAAGGACCTCCATTGCATGCTCTCACAATGTGTTGTGCTTGAGTGGTTAAGCCTGACGGACTGTTTCATATCTTCCTTCACTATGTCTGAGCCACTAGACCACCTGAAATATGCTTGTATTCAGAATTGCAGCCTACAAAGCATCCAACTGGATGCACCAAATCTCACAGTATTTGAGTATTCAGAGAAGGATGTACCAATCGTGCTTGGCAAATTTCACAAGCTGACAAAGGCAAAAATCGAAGTATTGTCTGATTCTGACAATCTAGACTACACTTTTAGTCACCTTGTTAGTACTATGCCTAATGTGGAGGAAATCTCCCTGAGACTCCATATCCAAAATGAG GCACGGCAGTTCATGACAAACAACCGATGTGATTTTTTTAATCTGAGGCATCTCGAAATTGAAGTTTTGGTGGACGGAAATCCAGGTTGTTCAAGTGGGATTCTTCGTTTGGCTTCTCTCTTGGAACTAACTCCTTCTTTGGAAGTGTTCAATTTGCAC GTTTTGTTCAGTTCTGAGCTGCGATATCATGCTGTTGCTGATGCCAGGAAGACTTCAGGGCGCAAACTTAGCCATCTCAAAAGAGTGTTCATGTCAGGATTTGCTGATCTCCGGGGCCAAGTGGAGCTGGCCTGGTATATCCTGGAGCATGCCACAGCCCTCAAGCGCATGGTCATTGATCCTGGTGTGAAGACTCGTTTCGGCTCGCACCATGCAAAAGAGGGCGTGCAACTGGATCTCATGGCAAAATACTTTCTACCAAAATTTCCAGAGGTCCTGACTGTTTTGAGATCCTGA